The following are from one region of the Halarcobacter sp. genome:
- the rsmH gene encoding 16S rRNA (cytosine(1402)-N(4))-methyltransferase RsmH, with protein sequence MEVPHIPVLYEEVLEAFKDIDSGYIIDCTTGYAGHSLGLLKQNDNIQLICNDQDEEALVFSKNRLNDYKQRVLFNQGNFEHVLETFKGFQIRGILADIGVSSLQLDKSERGFGFDGDTLDMRMDQTKSLDASVVVNTYSQNELERVFKEYGEVREYKKVASLIVNNRPFNSAKELADFLSKNMSKGKIHPATLPFQGIRIEVNDELGVLERLFESIEAIKPKNCIVAIISFHSLEDRIVKNYFKKWKKSCICPPDSFKCTCGNNHALGKILTKKPIIPTKDEIKQNPRSRSSKLRIFKFD encoded by the coding sequence ATGGAAGTTCCCCATATTCCAGTACTATATGAAGAGGTTTTAGAAGCCTTTAAAGATATTGATAGTGGATATATTATTGACTGTACTACTGGATATGCTGGTCATAGCTTAGGTTTATTAAAACAAAATGATAATATTCAACTAATATGTAATGACCAAGATGAAGAAGCATTGGTTTTTTCAAAAAATAGATTAAATGATTATAAGCAAAGAGTTCTTTTCAACCAAGGAAATTTTGAACATGTACTTGAAACTTTTAAAGGTTTTCAAATAAGAGGTATTTTAGCTGATATTGGAGTCTCATCTTTACAACTAGATAAAAGTGAAAGAGGTTTTGGCTTTGATGGGGACACTCTTGATATGAGAATGGACCAAACAAAAAGTCTAGATGCTTCTGTTGTAGTTAATACATATTCTCAAAACGAATTAGAAAGAGTATTTAAAGAGTATGGTGAAGTAAGAGAGTATAAAAAAGTTGCATCTTTGATTGTAAACAATAGACCTTTTAATTCTGCAAAAGAGTTAGCAGATTTTTTATCAAAAAATATGAGTAAAGGGAAAATTCATCCAGCAACACTTCCTTTTCAAGGAATTAGAATAGAAGTAAATGATGAATTAGGTGTTTTAGAAAGACTTTTTGAATCAATTGAAGCTATAAAACCTAAAAATTGTATAGTTGCAATTATCTCATTTCATTCATTAGAGGATAGAATTGTTAAAAACTATTTTAAAAAATGGAAAAAATCTTGTATTTGTCCACCAGATTCTTTTAAATGTACTTGTGGGAATAATCATGCTTTAGGAAAAATACTTACAAAAAAACCAATTATCCCAACAAAAGATGAAATTAAACAAAATCCAAGAAGTAGAAGTTCAAAATTAAGGATATTTAAATTTGACTAA
- a CDS encoding class II aldolase and adducin N-terminal domain-containing protein — MIDANIVKLLSDLSLTMFRKNFFGIYHGAISAKLDYNSFIINSADAIFDEMRENSFCELNMTKKDYRWKIASIESDIHSTIYTNIHEAKYIAFGVPIYTTAYTFDHDEIILDDFFGKTTLGGKVPIYDPGDFNTWYDRNALEITKYLKESNERIMVIRGIGTYVYDRDINNLVKRVAILENSCRLLSLKSSYQ, encoded by the coding sequence ATGATTGATGCAAATATAGTAAAGCTTTTAAGTGACTTATCATTAACAATGTTTAGAAAAAACTTTTTTGGTATATATCATGGTGCTATCTCTGCAAAACTCGATTATAATTCATTTATAATAAACTCTGCTGATGCAATATTTGATGAGATGAGAGAAAACTCTTTTTGTGAACTTAATATGACAAAAAAAGATTATAGATGGAAAATTGCAAGTATAGAATCAGATATACACTCAACTATATATACAAATATTCATGAAGCAAAATATATTGCTTTTGGTGTACCTATTTATACAACAGCTTATACTTTTGATCATGATGAAATAATTCTTGATGATTTTTTTGGAAAAACAACCTTAGGTGGTAAAGTTCCAATTTATGATCCAGGAGATTTCAACACTTGGTATGATAGAAATGCTTTAGAGATTACAAAATACTTAAAAGAAAGCAATGAAAGAATTATGGTTATAAGAGGAATTGGTACATATGTTTATGACAGAGACATAAATAATTTAGTAAAAAGAGTAGCAATTTTAGAGAACTCTTGTAGGCTTTTGAGCCTAAAATCATCGTATCAATAA
- a CDS encoding HU family DNA-binding protein — protein sequence MNKAEFIDAVAAKAGLSKKDAKGAVDAVLDTITETLVKKETVSFIGFGTFSTADRAERTAKVPGTDKTVKVPATTVAKFKVGKALKEAVAK from the coding sequence ATGAACAAAGCTGAATTTATTGACGCAGTTGCAGCAAAGGCTGGATTATCTAAAAAAGATGCTAAAGGTGCAGTTGATGCAGTATTAGACACAATTACTGAGACTTTAGTAAAAAAAGAAACTGTTAGTTTCATCGGATTCGGTACTTTTAGTACAGCTGATAGAGCTGAGAGAACTGCAAAAGTTCCTGGAACAGACAAAACTGTTAAAGTTCCAGCTACAACTGTTGCAAAATTCAAAGTTGGAAAAGCTTTAAAAGAAGCGGTTGCTAAATAA
- a CDS encoding low specificity L-threonine aldolase, with amino-acid sequence MYEKIEEQFASDNYSQICPEVLEKIIESNNDYAPAYGNDYYTKYAADKLRELFEIDCEVFFVFNGTAANSLSLASLCNSYHSIICSDVAHIETDECGAPEFFSNGAKLLVGNSNNGKLTPEEISHFATKRDDIHYPKPKVISITQSTELGTVYTIEELKAIKEVANKYNLYIQMDGARFANAVASLDCKPADITWKVGVDVLCFSGTKNGMAMGEVVIFFNKDLAEDFDYRCKQAGQLASKMRFISAQWIGLLENDLWRKNAEHANAMAKYFEKRIKEIDNISIKFPVESNSVFVEMTEDMVTKLRTKKWLFYSFIGLGGGRFVFSWNTTKERIDKIIEDILGK; translated from the coding sequence ATGTATGAAAAGATAGAAGAGCAATTTGCAAGTGACAATTATTCACAAATTTGTCCTGAAGTACTTGAAAAAATAATAGAATCAAATAATGATTATGCTCCAGCTTATGGAAATGACTATTATACAAAATATGCTGCAGATAAATTAAGAGAATTGTTTGAAATAGATTGTGAAGTTTTTTTTGTATTTAATGGAACTGCTGCAAATTCTTTAAGTTTGGCATCTTTATGTAACTCTTATCATAGTATTATTTGTAGTGATGTCGCACATATAGAAACAGATGAATGTGGTGCTCCAGAATTTTTTTCAAATGGAGCAAAACTACTTGTGGGTAATTCGAATAATGGAAAATTAACTCCTGAAGAGATAAGTCATTTTGCAACAAAAAGAGATGATATTCATTATCCTAAGCCAAAAGTTATATCTATAACACAATCGACTGAATTAGGTACAGTTTATACAATAGAAGAGTTAAAAGCTATAAAAGAAGTTGCAAATAAATATAATCTGTATATTCAAATGGATGGAGCAAGATTTGCCAATGCAGTTGCTAGTTTAGATTGTAAACCTGCTGATATTACTTGGAAAGTAGGAGTTGATGTATTATGCTTTTCAGGAACAAAAAATGGTATGGCTATGGGTGAAGTTGTTATATTCTTTAATAAAGATTTAGCAGAAGATTTTGACTATAGATGTAAACAAGCAGGGCAATTAGCTTCTAAAATGAGATTTATTTCAGCCCAGTGGATTGGATTATTGGAAAATGATTTGTGGAGAAAAAATGCAGAACATGCAAATGCTATGGCTAAATATTTTGAAAAAAGAATAAAAGAGATTGATAATATAAGTATAAAATTCCCCGTAGAATCAAATAGTGTATTTGTAGAAATGACTGAGGATATGGTAACTAAATTAAGAACTAAGAAATGGCTATTTTATAGTTTTATTGGTTTAGGTGGTGGAAGATTTGTATTTTCCTGGAATACAACAAAAGAAAGAATTGATAAAATTATCGAAGATATATTAGGAAAATAA
- a CDS encoding FeoB-associated Cys-rich membrane protein, with translation MEEVFLILIALFSAYYFYKKTFKNNGCNCGSKDCPSEKK, from the coding sequence ATGGAAGAGGTATTTTTAATATTAATTGCTTTATTTTCAGCATATTATTTTTATAAAAAAACATTCAAAAATAATGGTTGCAATTGTGGAAGTAAAGACTGTCCTTCTGAAAAAAAATGA
- a CDS encoding ABC transporter ATP-binding protein encodes MNLIEIKNLYHSYGTKIIYENLNLNIKEGSIYGILGKNGVGKSTLINILMGYITPKKGRCLIFGETSHNLSTTTKEKIALLHEGFVAYDYMTIKEIEAFFAPFYKNWNKNIFYELVDLMNLDYKQKLSTLSFGQKSQVVLGTIFAQDAKLLILDDYSMGLDAGYRRLFIDYLKDYVKDKNKTVLITSHVMGDLVGLIDEMAIVQKGGVIHQDTMNNFIKNFKCYRLNNEKIPESKVHRIEEYKGEKKLYTFENIEELKEIQTDFEEKFLGFVGKY; translated from the coding sequence ATGAATCTAATTGAAATAAAAAATCTGTATCATTCTTATGGTACAAAAATTATCTATGAAAATTTAAATTTAAATATTAAAGAGGGTTCGATATATGGAATTCTTGGGAAAAATGGTGTTGGAAAATCAACACTAATAAATATACTTATGGGATACATAACTCCCAAAAAAGGAAGATGTTTAATCTTTGGCGAAACTTCTCATAATCTATCAACTACAACAAAAGAAAAAATAGCTCTACTTCATGAGGGATTTGTTGCATATGATTATATGACAATTAAAGAGATTGAAGCTTTTTTTGCCCCATTTTATAAAAATTGGAATAAAAATATTTTTTATGAACTTGTAGATTTAATGAATTTAGATTATAAGCAAAAACTTTCTACTTTATCCTTTGGACAAAAATCTCAAGTTGTTTTAGGAACAATTTTCGCCCAAGATGCAAAACTATTGATTTTAGATGATTATTCAATGGGTTTAGATGCTGGATATAGAAGATTGTTTATTGATTATTTAAAAGATTATGTAAAAGATAAAAATAAAACTGTACTAATAACTTCTCATGTTATGGGTGATTTAGTTGGGCTTATTGATGAAATGGCAATTGTACAAAAAGGTGGTGTTATTCATCAAGATACAATGAATAATTTTATTAAAAACTTTAAATGCTATAGACTAAATAATGAAAAAATACCAGAATCAAAAGTACATAGAATAGAAGAATATAAAGGTGAAAAGAAACTGTATACCTTTGAAAACATAGAAGAACTTAAAGAAATTCAAACAGATTTTGAAGAAAAATTTTTGGGCTTTGTTGGAAAATATTGA
- a CDS encoding DUF4857 domain-containing protein, translating into MDFLFSTVEPESMMWYRFATLAQKPYESLSYLFYFIGLSISIFQFIPERVRNRIKIITNLPISMVKSLFLHLFIGIFYIFILSSIVTVALLYIISNYYPVEILLVALKDICFYFLGSIIIYLGVSSAIIEKNSIISIIKLIFSIVFIFVFHKTIFSNLDLVWILIAIVMLFSVLDSFYTIKEQRLKSFIFKFFSIISIAIVSIFSYNLYIKKYKQDFNKYYIFYSPILKEFVYQKNFGEHQFEYGIKGKKTFDMNTYKSYLPFVYWRDLDIQGKLPLNIDGKVYDKKTIKDSRLSFSYNPTLLKPQEVQIYPLLNPKSDIGMIRFPEEMLSFENNTINIYELDHNENDEYENPNHKHLIEDLINLPLTKNIKFPIKNVWGKPTNMKPFDLGYFILDSDNKLFRLNRYDDILYLNQIKYPENINLKFIKISENKKRNLAGYAIDGNSNFYIIDYQTLKFKKIELKNFDYKTMKLLFIKNPKYYLVRYNNDNNYYSVVFDKNFKKLDEEVFE; encoded by the coding sequence TTGGATTTTTTATTTTCTACTGTTGAACCTGAATCTATGATGTGGTATCGATTTGCTACATTAGCACAAAAACCTTATGAATCTTTGTCTTATTTATTTTATTTTATTGGACTTTCAATCTCTATTTTTCAATTTATTCCAGAAAGAGTTAGAAATAGAATAAAAATTATAACTAATCTTCCAATATCAATGGTTAAATCTCTTTTTTTACACCTATTTATTGGTATTTTTTATATTTTTATTTTAAGTTCTATTGTTACAGTTGCTCTTTTATATATTATTTCAAACTATTACCCAGTTGAAATTTTATTGGTAGCTTTAAAAGATATATGTTTTTATTTTTTAGGTTCTATTATAATTTATTTAGGTGTTAGCAGTGCCATAATTGAAAAAAACTCTATAATTAGTATCATAAAACTTATATTTTCAATAGTTTTTATATTTGTATTTCATAAAACTATATTTTCAAACCTTGATTTAGTTTGGATATTAATAGCCATTGTGATGCTTTTTTCAGTTTTAGATAGCTTTTATACTATAAAAGAACAAAGATTAAAAAGCTTTATTTTTAAGTTTTTTTCTATAATTTCAATAGCTATTGTTAGTATCTTTTCATACAATCTTTATATAAAAAAATACAAACAAGATTTTAATAAATATTATATCTTTTATTCACCTATTTTAAAAGAGTTTGTTTACCAAAAAAATTTTGGTGAACATCAATTTGAATACGGTATAAAAGGTAAAAAAACTTTTGATATGAATACATATAAATCATATTTACCTTTTGTTTATTGGAGAGATTTAGACATACAAGGGAAATTACCTTTAAATATAGATGGAAAAGTTTATGATAAAAAAACAATCAAAGATTCAAGACTAAGTTTTTCTTATAACCCAACTTTATTAAAACCTCAAGAGGTTCAAATCTATCCACTTTTAAATCCAAAAAGTGATATCGGAATGATTAGGTTTCCAGAAGAGATGCTTTCATTTGAAAATAATACTATCAATATTTATGAACTTGACCATAACGAAAATGATGAATATGAAAATCCTAATCATAAACATTTAATAGAAGATTTAATTAACTTGCCACTTACAAAAAATATTAAATTTCCAATAAAAAATGTTTGGGGAAAACCTACAAATATGAAACCTTTTGACTTAGGATATTTTATTTTAGATTCGGATAATAAACTTTTTAGATTAAATAGATATGACGATATACTTTATTTAAATCAAATAAAGTATCCAGAAAATATAAATCTTAAATTTATAAAAATTAGTGAAAATAAAAAAAGAAATCTAGCAGGATATGCAATAGATGGCAATAGTAATTTTTATATTATTGATTATCAAACACTAAAATTCAAAAAAATAGAACTTAAAAATTTTGATTATAAAACAATGAAACTTCTATTTATAAAAAATCCAAAATATTATTTAGTCAGATACAACAACGACAATAATTATTATTCTGTTGTATTTGATAAAAATTTTAAAAAATTGGATGAAGAAGTTTTTGAATAA
- a CDS encoding FeoA family protein: MNAKMRTLAHLNKGQKAKITKLNAKGKLLHKLLDMGFVNKVEIEVIREAPLFDPMELKLHNYHLTVRKSEAELIEVEEN; this comes from the coding sequence ATGAATGCAAAAATGAGAACTTTGGCACACTTAAATAAAGGGCAAAAAGCCAAAATAACAAAGTTAAATGCAAAAGGAAAACTTTTACATAAACTTTTAGATATGGGTTTTGTAAATAAAGTTGAAATAGAAGTTATTAGAGAAGCTCCACTTTTTGATCCCATGGAATTAAAACTTCACAATTACCATTTAACAGTTAGAAAAAGTGAAGCTGAACTTATAGAAGTAGAGGAAAATTAA
- the feoB gene encoding ferrous iron transport protein B has product MNKIKVALAGQPNCGKSTIFNLVSGIEQHIANYPGVTVDKKTGFFTYEDNRIEMVDLPGTYSFSSYSLEERVAKDFIIDENPDIIVNVIDASNIKRNLYLTFQLLEIGLPVVVILNMMDVAKRRDIEIDSKKISQMLNCPVVEASGAKGIGAKEIMKNIVHTASFKNEYEEFKINYEELEPHIKNIEDKLEKIDLNQSKRWLAIKALEGDQPIIDRLKNEFPDLEEFSKTQIDTFHKKYDKDTVSFLASVRYDSADIIHHKAINEKHKGELTLTDKVDKIILNRFLAIPILIFLMFMVYQISIVWGYKLTDYTWPILASIKNFVIDIAPEANFTDVPLITDFAVWMVNSANALMNYIPIFFILFALIAIMEDVGYMPRMAFILDRVFKRFGLHGQSTLPLVLGGAMVGGCAVPGVMSTKGIADERARMATIFAVPYMNCLAKVPFYTLILGAFFKPDMALMMFFISTITLFIAMIVSKLITSTILKTRETAPFLMELPPYHMPTFKGVIIRSSQRVWLYIKKVVTIVLAVAIILFAMLQFPGLSDEAKAKYDVDANKALTAFDKKVKNSKYYEEVDTKEEVSALLNFYDGYRAKKMSGSSSVDEDYKQMSASMYKYIKTGKDKDAKLINRELRKLSKKRKRILRNMKNDKVENSILGMAGRSIEPLTQYAGFDWKINVAFLSSFAARESAVATLGSLYENNKADNMRAEEAMALNSGYTPLHAVAIIIFMVLTPPCIATMIVVKMQTNSYKWMLFAIFFPVFLGLMMSSLVFTLGLNFAWSGLDAMTYFYITIVVIALFIGLFPNKNINWKGGLKPKINK; this is encoded by the coding sequence ATGAATAAAATAAAAGTAGCACTTGCTGGACAGCCAAATTGTGGTAAATCTACAATTTTTAACCTAGTAAGTGGAATAGAACAACATATTGCAAATTATCCAGGAGTAACAGTAGATAAAAAAACTGGTTTTTTTACTTATGAAGATAATAGAATTGAAATGGTTGATTTACCAGGTACATATTCTTTTAGTTCTTACTCTTTAGAGGAAAGGGTTGCAAAAGATTTTATAATAGATGAAAATCCAGATATTATTGTAAATGTAATAGATGCTTCTAACATAAAAAGAAATCTTTATTTAACTTTCCAACTATTAGAAATAGGTCTTCCTGTTGTAGTAATTTTAAACATGATGGATGTTGCAAAAAGAAGAGATATAGAAATTGATTCAAAAAAAATCTCACAAATGCTTAATTGCCCAGTTGTAGAAGCAAGTGGTGCAAAAGGTATAGGTGCTAAAGAGATAATGAAAAATATTGTTCATACGGCGTCTTTTAAGAATGAGTATGAAGAGTTTAAAATAAACTATGAAGAGCTTGAACCACATATAAAAAATATTGAAGACAAACTTGAAAAAATAGATTTAAATCAAAGTAAAAGATGGCTTGCCATAAAAGCTTTAGAGGGTGACCAACCTATTATAGATAGATTAAAAAATGAGTTTCCTGACTTAGAAGAGTTTTCTAAAACACAAATTGATACTTTCCATAAAAAATATGATAAAGATACAGTTTCTTTTTTAGCATCAGTTAGATATGACTCTGCTGATATAATCCACCATAAGGCTATTAATGAAAAACATAAAGGTGAACTAACCCTAACAGATAAAGTAGATAAAATAATTTTAAATAGATTCTTAGCTATTCCTATTTTAATATTTTTGATGTTTATGGTTTATCAAATATCAATTGTATGGGGTTATAAACTAACAGATTATACATGGCCAATTCTAGCAAGTATAAAAAATTTCGTAATAGATATAGCTCCCGAAGCAAACTTTACTGATGTCCCACTAATAACTGACTTTGCAGTATGGATGGTAAATAGTGCAAATGCCTTGATGAATTATATTCCAATTTTCTTTATCCTTTTTGCTTTAATTGCAATTATGGAAGATGTGGGGTATATGCCTCGTATGGCTTTTATCTTAGATAGAGTATTTAAAAGATTTGGTCTACATGGTCAATCAACTTTACCTTTAGTATTAGGTGGAGCAATGGTAGGAGGATGTGCAGTTCCTGGAGTAATGTCAACGAAAGGAATTGCGGATGAAAGAGCAAGAATGGCAACAATTTTTGCTGTTCCTTATATGAACTGCTTAGCAAAAGTTCCTTTCTATACTCTTATTCTAGGTGCTTTTTTTAAACCTGACATGGCTTTAATGATGTTTTTTATATCAACTATTACACTTTTTATTGCAATGATTGTATCAAAACTTATAACATCTACAATTTTAAAAACAAGAGAAACTGCTCCATTTTTAATGGAGCTTCCACCTTATCATATGCCAACATTCAAAGGTGTAATAATTAGATCATCACAAAGAGTTTGGTTATATATCAAAAAAGTTGTAACAATAGTACTCGCAGTTGCAATTATACTTTTTGCTATGCTTCAATTTCCAGGTTTAAGTGATGAAGCAAAAGCTAAATATGACGTAGATGCAAATAAAGCTTTAACTGCATTTGATAAAAAAGTAAAAAATTCAAAATATTATGAAGAAGTCGATACCAAAGAAGAAGTATCAGCACTATTAAATTTTTATGATGGATATAGAGCAAAAAAAATGTCAGGTTCTAGCTCTGTTGATGAAGACTATAAACAAATGAGTGCTTCAATGTATAAATATATTAAGACAGGGAAAGACAAAGATGCAAAACTTATCAATAGAGAACTAAGAAAATTATCTAAAAAAAGAAAAAGAATTCTAAGAAATATGAAAAATGACAAAGTTGAAAACTCTATCCTTGGTATGGCTGGAAGATCTATTGAACCATTAACTCAATATGCAGGCTTTGATTGGAAAATAAATGTTGCATTTTTAAGTTCTTTTGCTGCAAGAGAAAGTGCAGTAGCAACATTAGGAAGTTTATATGAAAACAATAAAGCAGATAACATGAGAGCTGAAGAAGCAATGGCACTAAATAGTGGTTATACTCCTCTACATGCCGTTGCGATTATTATTTTTATGGTTCTAACACCACCTTGTATTGCAACAATGATTGTTGTAAAAATGCAAACAAATAGCTACAAGTGGATGTTATTTGCAATATTTTTCCCAGTATTTTTAGGACTCATGATGTCATCTTTAGTATTTACGCTAGGGCTTAATTTTGCTTGGAGTGGACTTGATGCAATGACCTATTTTTATATAACAATAGTCGTGATTGCTCTATTCATAGGTTTATTCCCAAATAAAAATATAAATTGGAAGGGTGGATTAAAACCCAAAATTAATAAATAA
- a CDS encoding DUF4198 domain-containing protein yields the protein MKKTIIGLTVATVLATSALAHFQMVYTPNTTLEKGKTIVFKHVFTHPFADEHTMDMAGVEEFYVINKEKKKDLKDTLKPITWKGKHNSGKAFESSYKARRMGDHMFVMVPTPYYEKGEGIYIQQITKTVINVAGTPTDWDTELGLKAEIVPLTKPYSIWEHGSFTGIVKSNGKPVPFAEIEVEYINNTPDMKNNAMGPNNIEAPQDSFVTIGIKANKDGEFTFSIPKAGFWGFCALGAGSDKEYKGKELSQDAVIWVEAKPMK from the coding sequence ATGAAGAAGACAATAATAGGATTAACAGTAGCAACAGTTTTGGCAACAAGTGCTTTAGCACATTTTCAAATGGTATATACACCAAATACAACCTTAGAAAAAGGGAAAACAATTGTGTTTAAACATGTATTTACCCACCCATTTGCAGATGAGCATACTATGGATATGGCAGGAGTAGAAGAGTTTTATGTAATCAATAAAGAAAAAAAGAAAGATTTAAAAGATACATTAAAACCAATTACTTGGAAAGGAAAACATAACTCAGGGAAAGCTTTTGAATCATCATATAAAGCTAGAAGAATGGGTGACCACATGTTTGTAATGGTACCAACACCATATTATGAAAAAGGTGAAGGGATATATATCCAGCAAATTACAAAAACAGTAATCAATGTAGCAGGTACTCCAACAGATTGGGATACAGAGTTAGGATTAAAAGCAGAGATTGTGCCATTAACAAAACCTTATTCAATCTGGGAACATGGAAGTTTTACAGGAATTGTAAAATCTAATGGAAAACCAGTACCATTTGCTGAAATAGAAGTAGAATATATAAATAATACACCAGATATGAAAAACAACGCCATGGGACCAAATAATATTGAAGCACCACAAGATTCCTTTGTAACAATAGGTATAAAAGCAAATAAAGATGGTGAATTTACTTTCTCAATTCCAAAAGCAGGTTTTTGGGGATTTTGTGCACTAGGGGCAGGTTCTGACAAAGAATACAAAGGTAAAGAGCTAAGTCAAGATGCTGTTATTTGGGTTGAAGCTAAACCTATGAAATAA
- a CDS encoding flagellin — translation MQIGNNVQQYDSSVYVNLNKSLDRISAGTQTSAAENPAALAIATELKADSSGVAQAVENTSNAIAAVQIGDQALGEQSGILDQIRGNLLQASTDTTSDEGRQALLNETQDLLKSLNNIASSTNYNGQTLLQNSQSDTSGSEVLQFQAGESSEDLIDTDSVQSNTEGLGLEDLLNQDSSTFDASTARSFLDTIDSAIDTVNSYRSDLGSTQNQLQSSMSSLMTQYTETTSATSTIQDVDYAQEVANFSKQNILAQVGAYAAAQSNNINQNVVNRLLT, via the coding sequence ATGCAAATAGGAAATAATGTACAACAATATGATTCATCGGTATATGTAAATTTAAATAAATCGTTGGATAGAATTTCAGCAGGTACGCAAACATCTGCTGCTGAAAATCCAGCTGCATTAGCTATAGCAACAGAATTAAAAGCTGATAGTTCAGGTGTAGCACAAGCTGTTGAAAACACATCAAATGCAATTGCAGCTGTTCAAATTGGCGATCAAGCATTAGGTGAACAATCAGGTATATTAGACCAAATAAGAGGAAATCTTTTACAAGCATCAACAGATACAACTTCTGATGAAGGTAGACAAGCATTATTAAATGAAACACAAGATTTATTAAAAAGTCTAAATAATATTGCTAGTAGTACAAACTATAATGGTCAAACTCTACTACAAAATTCACAAAGTGATACATCGGGATCAGAAGTGTTACAATTTCAAGCTGGAGAAAGCTCTGAGGATTTAATTGATACAGATTCAGTTCAATCTAATACAGAAGGTCTTGGACTTGAAGATTTATTAAATCAAGATTCATCAACATTTGATGCATCAACAGCAAGAAGTTTTTTAGATACAATTGATTCTGCAATTGATACAGTAAATTCTTATAGATCAGATTTAGGTTCAACTCAAAATCAATTACAAAGTTCAATGAGTAGTTTAATGACTCAATACACTGAAACAACTAGTGCCACTTCAACTATTCAAGATGTTGATTATGCACAAGAGGTTGCAAATTTTAGTAAACAAAATATTTTAGCTCAAGTAGGTGCTTATGCAGCTGCGCAGTCTAATAATATTAATCAAAATGTTGTAAATAGATTATTAACATAA
- a CDS encoding glycine zipper 2TM domain-containing protein, with amino-acid sequence MIKLNNISSILKKTFLAGVLLASAAYAGSDRYHDFARVTYSEPIYEYVYENVPNQVCEQVRYKVRDNYDNRYYSSGYDDSLGVDTLIGTAAGAVLGSQIGKGNGRVAAQIVGGLLGAKVAHEVRNNYKPTSYNNRNYRYETKTECYDRPQRVERKMLTGYKNYFVYNGVKHFKITNRPIKKVRISHSINF; translated from the coding sequence ATGATTAAATTAAACAATATATCAAGTATTTTGAAAAAAACTTTTTTAGCTGGAGTTCTTTTAGCTTCAGCAGCATATGCAGGAAGTGATAGATATCACGATTTTGCTAGGGTTACATATTCTGAACCAATTTATGAATATGTATATGAAAATGTACCTAATCAAGTTTGTGAACAAGTAAGATATAAAGTAAGAGATAATTATGATAATAGATATTACTCTTCAGGATATGATGATAGCTTAGGTGTAGATACTTTGATTGGTACAGCGGCAGGTGCAGTACTTGGTAGTCAAATTGGAAAAGGCAATGGTAGAGTTGCTGCACAAATAGTTGGTGGATTATTAGGTGCAAAAGTTGCACATGAAGTAAGAAACAATTATAAACCTACTTCATATAATAATAGAAATTATAGATATGAAACAAAAACTGAGTGTTATGATAGACCTCAAAGAGTAGAAAGAAAAATGTTAACTGGATACAAAAACTATTTTGTATACAATGGAGTTAAACATTTTAAAATAACTAATAGACCTATAAAAAAGGTTAGAATTAGTCATTCAATTAATTTTTAA
- a CDS encoding c-type cytochrome, protein MKLTKTLAAMAILGVTSLFAADGATLFKACATCHGANAEKSALNKSQIIKGWDAAKIEAALHGYKDGSYGGAMKGVMKGQVARLSDADIKALAGYISAMK, encoded by the coding sequence ATGAAACTAACAAAAACTTTAGCAGCAATGGCAATCTTAGGAGTAACATCTCTTTTCGCAGCAGATGGTGCAACATTATTTAAAGCATGTGCAACATGTCATGGTGCAAATGCAGAAAAATCAGCATTAAATAAATCTCAAATTATTAAAGGTTGGGATGCAGCAAAAATTGAAGCAGCTTTACATGGTTATAAAGATGGTTCATATGGTGGAGCAATGAAAGGTGTAATGAAAGGTCAAGTAGCAAGATTATCTGATGCAGATATCAAAGCGCTTGCAGGATATATTTCAGCAATGAAATAA